TGCATTCTGTTCAATGTAGCGGATAGCTGTTTCTATCCGTTTGTAATCATGAATTTCATTTTGGCGCGTGGTCATGGGTATCCTCGTATGCTTCATGTCCCGATGGTTTGTATACTACGGAACAGATAAAGGACTTTCCACCCGAATATTGCTTTTTTTATATGTTCTGACATTGCTTTTGATGCTAGTAGTATAGAATGTAAAACATTATTTATTGTAGCTGAATGCTAGCTTGAAGGCTCTGGGTACTCATTTTTTTAGAGTCGTACTACATGAAAGGGGGGTGTCGTACTAGAAAAAGAGTTTGTTAACCCTCTTATAATTTACAGTAATACATATTGAATTATGGTAATTGACCGAAAAGACACTTGCGTAGGGGCATCATTCCTGAGTGCCCTCTTCCGCTACGCAACGATTAAATTTAATACACAATGGGTGTAGACGTTGGGGATATTGCATTCGTAGTAGGATGTAATGCATCCGCTGTGTATTGATATTGTAAGGAGTGGAAAAATGGGAAAATTTTCCCTAAAGATGCAAGTGGTCTTGATTGCCGCAAGTGCGCTCTTGTCGCTTGGGGTTGGGTATGGCTTTTTGTATACAGGTTCTGATGGCGCGACTATTTCAATGGGAACGCTCGATACAGCGTTGCTTGTAACAGTCGGGCTATTTACCTTACTGGTGTTGCCACTGGTATTTATTACATTAAGCACTCTACGCACAGCTACCAGTGTTATTTGTGAAAAAAGCAAACGTGTTTGCGGGGGCGATTTTACGGTTACGTTTCCTTCATCTCCGGCAGTAGACATTGCCGCAGTAGAGCTGGATATTGAAGCTATGTTTGCCAGTATGAAACATCGCCTTGGCTTTGCTCAGGGGGTGCTTACGGGCATTGATACGCCGTTTGTTGTTGTCGATACAGACGAAGTGTTGACGTATACCAACGATTCTCTTCTCACTATTCTTGAACAGAACGGGAAGCCGGAAGATTACTACGGACAGAATGTCGCGTATTTCTTTTATGGTGATGCGTCCCGCCGTACGGTTTTAGCAGATAGTCTTGAGAAGCATATTGTAACTAAACGCGAAGTTGTCCTTACAGGTCGTAAGGGTGGACAGCGAAAGATTTACATTAACGCGTCTCCGTTGTTCGATTTGAATGGCGAGCTAATGGGTGCGCTTTGTATTTATCAGGACTTAACAGCCTTGCGTCAGCGTGAGGAAGAAATACTGAATAAGAATGAGCAGATTGCCTCTGCTGTGCGCGATTCTGAAGATGTTTCCGATGATGTTGCACGCGTGGCGCATGAGATTTCTGCGCAGATGGAAGAAACGAGCCTTGCTGTTTCTCGTCAGACTGAGCGTGCAATGGAAACAGCGACAGCAATGGAACAGATGAATGTTGCCGTTACAGAAGTTGCGCAGAGCGCCTCCAGCGCTGCAGAACAGGCAACGTCTGCCCGTGATAAAGCAGAGCAGGGTTCAAAAGTCGTTGGTGAAGCCATTGATGCTATTGACGATGTGGCTCGGTTATCACACCAGTTGCACACAGATATGGCCTCGTTGGGTCAGCAGGCTGAAGGTATCGGTACCGTCATGAATGTTATTACCGATATTGCAGACCAGACCAACTTGCTTGCACTGAACGCAGCTATTGAAGCTGCCCGAGCAGGCGATGCTGGACGCGGGTTTGCTGTTGTTGCGGATGAAGTTCGTAAGCTTGCAGAG
This sequence is a window from Halodesulfovibrio sp. MK-HDV. Protein-coding genes within it:
- a CDS encoding methyl-accepting chemotaxis protein, with the translated sequence MGKFSLKMQVVLIAASALLSLGVGYGFLYTGSDGATISMGTLDTALLVTVGLFTLLVLPLVFITLSTLRTATSVICEKSKRVCGGDFTVTFPSSPAVDIAAVELDIEAMFASMKHRLGFAQGVLTGIDTPFVVVDTDEVLTYTNDSLLTILEQNGKPEDYYGQNVAYFFYGDASRRTVLADSLEKHIVTKREVVLTGRKGGQRKIYINASPLFDLNGELMGALCIYQDLTALRQREEEILNKNEQIASAVRDSEDVSDDVARVAHEISAQMEETSLAVSRQTERAMETATAMEQMNVAVTEVAQSASSAAEQATSARDKAEQGSKVVGEAIDAIDDVARLSHQLHTDMASLGQQAEGIGTVMNVITDIADQTNLLALNAAIEAARAGDAGRGFAVVADEVRKLAEKTMQATKEVGDAIDAIQSGAQRNLESVEAATTAVARSRELSGASGEVLSSIVELVTDSTDQVQAIATAADEQAATSDHINRSVDEVRTISEQSADDIVTASDGVRELSVMAGKLRKIIQSIGS